Proteins encoded together in one Musa acuminata AAA Group cultivar baxijiao chromosome BXJ3-6, Cavendish_Baxijiao_AAA, whole genome shotgun sequence window:
- the LOC135639768 gene encoding microtubule-associated protein 70-1-like, with amino-acid sequence MSDLCDFRAEGFVGEAAVGNATPQKASAVLTTSSSFKIEGRAASALRRRASMKPNLEAEEFINLLHGSDPVRVELCRLENEVRDRDRELSEAQAEIKALRLSERAREKAVEELTEEVNKMDEKLKLTESLLENRNLEIKKINDEKKAALAAQFAAEATLRRVHAAQKDDDMPPIEAILAPLEAELKLARQEIAKLQDDNRALDRLTKSKEAALLEAERTVQIALAKASMVDDLQNKNQELMKQIEICQEENKILDKMHRQKVAEVEKLSQTVRELEEAVLAGGAAANAVRDYQRKVQEMNDEMKTLDRELSRAKVSANRVAVVVANEWKDSNDKVMPVKQWLEERRFMQGEMQQLRDKLVIAERTARSEAQLKEKFQLRLKVLEDGSRMSASGTYRTTIEGKSVSNGPSRRQSLGGADNVPKSVNGFLSKRPSFQMRSSVSSSTVLKHAKGASKSFDGGTRSLDRSKVLLTGAGLSLNRSSDATGDGVTHESWKKIPDEKTNDFPNVDSDDCVSGLLYDMLQKEVITLRKACHEKDQSLKDKDDAIEMLAKKVDMLTKAMEVEAKKMRREVAAMEKEVAAMRVEKEQDNKSKRLGGSKGLANSSQLPPGRAVPRSGLMRNL; translated from the exons ATGTCAGATCTGTGCGATTTCAGAGCGGAGGGGTTCGTAGGCGAGGCCGCCGTGGGAAATGCAACGCCGCAGAAGGCATCGGCCGTTCTGACGACGTCTTCGTCGTTCAAGATCGAAGGGAGGGCGGCGTCGGCCCTGAGGCGGAGGGCCTCAATGAAGCCCAACTTGGAGGCGGAGGAGTTTATAAATCTGCTCCACGGATCGGATCCGGTGAGGGTCGAGCTCTGCAGGCTCGAGAATGAAGTCAGAG ACAGAGATCGAGAATTGTCTGAGGCACAGGCAGAGATCAAGGCTCTGAGATTGTCAGAGCGTGCGAGAGAGAAGGCAGTCGAAGAG CTAACAGAAGAAGTGAATAAGATGGATGAGAAGCTGAAGCTCACTGAATCACTTCTAGAGAACAGG AATCTTGAAATCAAGAAGATAAATGATGAGAAGAAAGCAGCTTTGGCTGCCCAGTTTGCAGCAGAGGCAACACTTAGAAGAGTCCATGCAGCTCAAAAAGATGATGACATGCCCCCAATCGAAGCCATTCTTGCACCCCTTGAGGCAGAGTTGAAGCTAGCTCGGCAAGAG ATTGCAAAGCTGCAGGATGACAACAGGGCATTAGATCGTCTTACCAAATCGAAGGAAGCTGCACTACTGGAAGCTGAACGGACTGTACAGATTGCTTTAGCAAAGGCTTCAATGGTGGATGATCTACAAAATAAGAACCAGGAGTTGATGAAACAGATTGAGATCTGTCAG GAGGAGAACAAGATCCTGGATAAAATGCATCGTCAAAAGGTTGCTGAGGTTGAAAAGCTTAGCCAGACTGTGCGAGAACTCGAAGAGGCTGTTCTTGCAGGTGGCGCAGCTGCAAATGCAGTTAGGGATTACCAGCGGAAAGTTCAGGAGATGAAT GacgagatgaaaacacttgatcgTGAACTATCTCGGGCAAAGGTTTCAGCTAATAGGGTTGCAGTGGTAGTTGCAAACGAATGGAAAGATTCTAATGACAAAGTTATGCCTGTTAAACAGTGGCTGGAGGAACGGAGATTCATGCAG GGTGAAATGCAGCAACTTCGAGATAAGCTTGTTATAGCAGAACGTACTGCAAGATCCGAAGCTCAGTTAAAA GAGAAGTTTCAGTTACGGCTCAAGGTTTTAGAAGATGGATCGAGAATGTCGGCTAGTGGTACTTACCGCACGACCATAGAGGGGAAGAGTGTAAGCAATGGTCCTTCACGTCGTCAGTCCCTTGGTGGAGCTGATAATGTTCCTAAGAGTGTAAATGGCTTCCTTTCAAAGAGACCATCTTTTCAGATGAGATCTTCTGTTTCTAGTAGCACAGTTCTCAAACATGCCAAAGGAGCATCCAAGTCATTTGATGGTGGCACTAGATCATTGGACCGTAGCAAAGTCCTTTTGACTGGTGCAGGCTTGTCACTGAACAGATCTTCTGATGCAACTGGAGATGGTGTGACACATGAAAGTTGGAAGAAAATTCCAGATGAGAAGACCAATGATTTCCCTAATGTTGACTCAGATGATTGTGTCTCTGGACTATTGTATGACATGTTGCAGAAGGAGGTAATTACACTGAGGAAAGCATGCCATGAGAAGGACCAAAGCTTAAAAGACAAGGATGATGCGATTGAG ATGCTGGCCAAGAAAGTTGATATGTTGACTAAAGCAATGGAAGTGGAGGCAAAAAAGATGAGAAGAGAAGTGGCTGCAATGGAGAAAGAAGTGGCTGCTATGCGAGTGGAGAAAGAACAAGATAACAAGTCTAAGCGACTTGGTGGTTCCAAGGGTCTGGCCAATAGTTCTCAGCTGCCACCAGGAAG GGCTGTCCCTCGAAGTGGGTTGATGCGCAACCTATGA
- the LOC103987535 gene encoding mitogen-activated protein kinase kinase 9-like: protein MALVRERRLPHLNLTVELPVPAAADCRLRFPVSPQRCSTSYAATDDAEFRLSEFEKLRVLGHGNGGTVYEVRHRVTAAVYALKVVHTDTADAFLRRQVYREVDILRRAAGSDRVVRFHGMAPTPSGDVALLLEHMDGGSLDALLRRRGYRPFPEPALAAVARQALLGLADLHSRQIVHRDIKPANLLINATGEVKIADFGVGKVLRRSLDPCDSYVGTCAYMSPERFDSESYGGDYDPYAADVWSLGLAVLELHRGHFPLLPKGARLDWAALMVVICFGEAARAVPEGAASSEFRGFLDCCLQKESRKRWSVAELLGHPFVAADYRAESEKALQDLLHEEMDEP from the coding sequence ATGGCCCTTGTCCGCGAGCGCCGGCTCCCTCACCTCAATCTCACCGTTGAACTCCCCGTTCCCGCCGCCGCTGACTGCCGCCTCCGCTTTCCCGTGTCGCCGCAGCGGTGCTCCACCTCTTATGCAGCCACCGACGACGCGGAGTTCCGGCTGTCGGAGTTCGAGAAGCTCCGGGTCCTCGGCCACGGCAATGGGGGCACCGTCTACGAGGTACGCCACCGCGTCACCGCCGCGGTGTACGCCCTCAAGGTGGTGCACACCGACACCGCCGACGCCTTCCTCCGCCGCCAGGTGTACCGCGAGGTCGATATCCTCCGCCGCGCCGCCGGCTCCGACCGCGTTGTCCGCTTCCACGGCATGGCCCCGACGCCCTCCGGGGACGTTGCTCTGCTCCTGGAACACATGGACGGCGGCTCCCTCGACGCCTTGCTTCGCCGCCGCGGCTACCGCCCTTTCCCGGAGCCTGCCCTCGCGGCCGTCGCCCGCCAGGCACTCCTCGGCCTCGCCGATCTCCACTCCCGCCAGATCGTCCACCGCGACATCAAGCCCGCGAACCTCCTCATCAACGCCACCGGCGAGGTCAAGATCGCCGACTTCGGCGTGGGCAAGGTGCTTCGGCGGTCGCTGGACCCCTGCGACTCCTATGTGGGGACGTGCGCGTACATGAGCCCGGAGCGGTTCGACTCGGAGTCGTACGGTGGGGACTACGACCCCTACGCGGCCGACGTGTGGAGCTTAGGGCTGGCGGTGCTGGAGCTGCACCGGGGACACTTCCCGTTGCTCCCTAAGGGGGCGCGGCTGGACTGGGCGGCGCTGATGGTGGTGATTTGCTTCGGGGAGGCGGCTAGGGCAGTGCCGGAGGGGGCAGCGTCTAGCGAGTTCCGGGGGTTCCTAGATTGCTGCCTGCAGAAGGAGAGCAGGAAGCGGTGGTCGGTGGCAGAACTCCTGGGCCACCCCTTCGTGGCCGCGGATTACCGGGCTGAGTCAGAGAAGGCGCTGCAGGACCTGCTGCACGAGGAAATGGACGAGCCGTGA
- the LOC135641283 gene encoding uncharacterized protein LOC135641283 isoform X4, whose amino-acid sequence METSLAALKRKMWAGPATSSGPSTALGRRDRDRDREKGDREKMLRVSEEEGNRKRESYVESYRQLGRSLLDLQRAADRVFDTISRRAGEERDKLTEISRRIQLAKFLGFGKRVIGRVVAVSCVVFEALSNPKFPSSCLDSHGSAQIDVLSRSEQALTIKSPSRYPSSSIQEEDFRPLFPYHGGDADEGSSVANLLVNGGLNRMEHLNSFSFFLNKILDTL is encoded by the exons ATGGAGACTTCACTTGCGGCGCTTAAGCGAAAGATGTGGGCTGGCCCGGCCACATCGTCCGGCCCATCCACGGCTCTTggccgacgagatcgcgatcgagaTCGAGAGAAAGGAGATAGAGAGAAAATGCTGCGGGTGTCGGAGGAAGAGGGGAACCGGAAGCGGGAGAGCTACGTGGAGAGCTACAGGCAGCTCGGCCGATCCCTCCTCGATCTCCAACGCGCCGCCGACCGCGTCTTCGACACCATCTCGCGAAGG GCAGGAGAGGAACGAGATAAGCTGACGGAGATATCTCGGAGGATCCAGTTAGCCAAA TTTCTTGGATTTGGTAAGAGAGTTATTGGGCGAGTGGTAGCAGTGTCGTGTGTAGTTTTCGAAGCCCTAAGTAATCCGAAATTCCCATCGAGTTGCCTGGACAGTCATGGCAGT GCTCAAATAGATGTGCTGTCTCGTTCTGAACAAGCATTGACGATCAAGTCACCATCCCGATATCCATCCAGCTCTATTCAAGAAGAGGACTTCCGACCCTTATTTCCATATCATGGTGGAGATGCCGATGAAGGGTCTTCGGTTGCAAATTTGTTAGTGAATGGAGGATTGAATAGG ATGGAACACTTGAACTCTTTCAGTTTTTTTCTGAACAAAATATTGGATACCCTTTAA